In Caretta caretta isolate rCarCar2 chromosome 11, rCarCar1.hap1, whole genome shotgun sequence, the sequence ACTTCCCTAACTAGCAATTAGAGTAACTATCTTAAAAATAACCTAAAGGTTAAACACAAACAAATCCTGTTGTAGCACTCTTCCTCTAAGCTTCCATCTACTGGCTCATAACTTGTTCTACTATTTTTTTCATAGAGCTTTACCCCACTGGCATACCCTGTCCCCCTTAGTAAAGCCACTCTTTTGTTCCAGCCCATGGAAAGGCTTGCTTCTTTACATATGGGGAAGAAAGACCCACAGAGGTAAATACTGACTCACTGCTTGTTACCTAGGTTAAAAGGAGCAATTGAGTTAGTGCATCCTTCCAAAATGTCTGGGATCAAAGAGGAGAGAGATATTGAAGACTACAAGAGGAAAGGAAGAAGATCTTCACAGGTAGTGTTTCCTTTATTTCTTAAATTCATTCTGGTTCTCCTGTGTGGGTAGATGAGTCTTGTCTGTCTGTATGAATGCTTTTATGCCAGGTATATAACAACACTACACCATTCATGCCTGGTGGGCTCTATTAACCACTTGTTCAGACACTCCTATCCCTTGCATTACAAAAACCGAAACAAAACAAGGTCTGAACAACAAACTTGTTTACTAAAATGTTATGTGTAGTTTATTACTTCTACAGGATAGACTCTGAGAACAAGATAAAATCTATACTTCTATACAGTTACTATAACAAAATTTATACTATTACATTTTATTCAAAGATGCAAAAAAGTAACATCAGTCACTCAGCATCTGAACCCACAAGCACAAAATGAGTTTAATGGTCATTTTAGGGCTGCAGATTTCATGGTGGTGAAAATGTTATGGATGTGGTTTCTCTGACTGCCATGCAGGAAGGCTCTAGGTGGGTTGGCCTGCCAGCCTGGTGAAGAGGGGAGGCCCTGAGGATGGGGGTATGTCAGAGCAAGCCTGCCCCACATTCGCTGCTCAGTGGTGGCTCCTATGGGATTGGGCCTAGTTCTCCATTCAGGGCTTTGCAAGATGTGCACAGGGGTGCAGTGCCACCACGACTGAGGGGTgaccaggccaaacctgagtgctgATGTGATTCCATGCAGTAGATTGCAATATCCAGAGCAGGGAACCAGGCTAAGTCCTACAGGATGTAGGAGCTGCCACTGGTATGAATGTAGGGCAGGCTTGCTCTTAAGCCTCCATCCCCTTCCTCATTGGGCCAAGATTAGAGTTGCTGTGTAGAGGATAATGATATTGTTGTGGATGTCAGTGCCCCCTCAACAGGGTAAGGAGGAGAACACAACAGAGGAAAGGCTGTAGATGCTGGCCTATGATTTTAACAAGGTATTATGTTAAAGTATTTTATAAAAAATCATAACCTATGGCTTTTACTAAATTTACCATGATTGTGCTGATTTTCTTGATTAAAAATGCCATAACAAATCTGCAGCCAGTTTTCCACAGGACAAGTGTGTCCACCAAACACTGTCACTAACTGTCAGTCTTACTTTTGGACTCTGAAAATACTTAGTGGTTGAATAGGCTTGAAGATTGTGCTGCCATATCTTATTCTtagctagggttggtccctgcAGATCAGTTTATATACACTGACAGTGCCAACACAAGCTTCTCCACAATTCCTATCTGCATGCCTTTTTCCTGTTGATAAAGGATACTGATATCTGGGGCTGTGAAAACAGCAACTGTAAATAATCTGGGAAAACACTGTAATCTAGAAGGGTGATCCTCAGAAGCTGTTGTGCTATAAATATGAAACAAATGAACTGGTGTTGGAGCTGCTTCCCAAAAGTTAATTTGGTGTTGCATTTAAGTGCTTTTTAGTCTTCATTGGCTAGCTTGCAGCGAATCCAGACAAAGTAGGATTCTTATGGAGTGCTGTGCGGGCTTGCAGAGGGGTTTTTGGCAGCGGTCTCCATATGTAGGTGGAAATGCTAGGATCTGGGGGTGCCTGTGCAGGGGAAGTACAGAGACTTAAGGAAGACACAGCGTTCGCGCCCGGCTGTGTCTTGTATTTCGCCCCTTCCTCGCGCCTGTTGTGGCTGCTTAGTACAACGATCCTGGGGGCACCAAACAGAAAACGTTGGTCTCGTATATGGGGCCAGAGACGCTGCTCCCACAGGAGATACCGTCAGGTCGTTGGAGACGGAGAAAGAGGAACAGGCCCTCGCTCTCCTCCCCTGGCCAGTAAGCGACAGCTGGGTGCGCGCGCTGGTTTCAAGCCCGCCTTTCCCCTATCACGTGATCCTTCTTTCCTCTCTGCTCCATATTGAGGCGAGGGTGAACGCGGCGACTTGTGTCCGGTCACAAAATGGAGGTAACCGCCGCCGCGCTAGCGCCGCGCGGAGGGAGCGTGGCAGCTGACCTAGGCTgccgggagggaggagggaggctggCGGCGGAGCGTGCTGCCTGTGCCGGGTCGCAGCACAGACTGGCCGCTTTAATGCGCCCCTTGCATAGGCGTCTCGGCGCCGCGAAATGGCGCGCAGGCCCGCAGTGTGGGCTTGGGGCAGGTTACCCTTCTCCTATGTAAGGGGCTGCGTTTCCTTTTCATTGTAACCATCTGCTCGGGAAGAGAACAGGCTGAACGTAGCTGATATGAGAAGTGTAATATTCAGCATAATCTTCAGTCTTGGAGACTAACACTACAGTCCATTCCACACACGCTTGAGGGACAATGCTGATCCCATCCCCAGGAAACTAACATCCAGAAAAccccagccatctgtccccatagCGAATGAAATCCTTAACAAGGTACCCCTGCTTCACAAGTGACAAactcacagggggaaaaaaaaaataattttctggaGAGCTTCTCTAAAATAGAAGCATCCCCTTTTCAGAACTCTCATGCCAAAAAAAATCGCCATGAGGAGAGTGCAGTACCCAGCAAAATACCTTCTGCCTCAGGGAGAAATTAATACACCAAGATCTATTCCTTCTTGCCCAGTGAGAACACAGTGAAATCCCAAGGAAAGGCTGCAGTGTGTGCACCAACCAGGGGGAGAATGTGATAGCAGAATTCCCCTTCCACCAAGAATGACTCTTTTCAGTTCTCCAGTCATGTTCCTGGAGCATAAGCTAAGACCTGAATTTCTCTTATttgtatatttatattaaaatggcAGACCTGCTACGTGTCAAAGAACAAAAGGGACCCAGGTCCAATTTTTCTCTTTGCAGATCCCTTTTAACAAAGGAGGAACCCAGCTCAGTTTCTCTGTTAGCATGCTGAACTGCCAAACAAAATTCATGTTGAGATAGCTTTTCTTCACACTTCCTTTTGCTCCATTAATGTGAGCAGGCAAGTTTGAAATATTCAAGACCTTTACTTCTATAAAGTCAGTGCCTGCTAAGACTAAAGCAGACAGGCACAGCAGGGAAAGGAGTCTGTACATATACAGTCAAAAACAAAGCTAGCTAATGTAAATGTAAAAAACATGTTGTAGGTTAAATACTGAGTCTTCATGTAAAATTATGAATGCTGCTGATTACACTATATTGCAGTTAGTATAAAGCAGTAATTACACTATGACTAAACTTGAacctttaaaaattttaaatacagatGTAACTAAAGTATTTGAAGTAAAGGTACTCAAATATTTTCAGAGTCTGGACCATTTAAAGTATTTCAAGAACCATGTCTCCCACTTGCAGTCACAGGACCCCTGAAATCCTCCCCTCTCCACTTAACCATTACATACTATTTGTATAGTAACTAAGtcagtttaaaatataaaactaatggggggggggggatgctttTGCTACCTATACAGTTTCTCAACTGAAAATGAGAGCCAGCTCTTCATGAACCACCAGCCATAGGTCTTTGCACTATAGTTTGGAACCCACTTAATTGAATATTTCCCAGAAGTGGTACAAAATTCAGTCTTAAGCATTTGTTTGCTAAGCACTCTTGAACAAGTAACTTACAAATATGTTGTCCTTCAAAGCAGCCAAATTGCATTCACTCAaagggaaaaacattttttctgaaaaaagCCAAATGACCTTCCCTAACCTGAGAGGAGGACTGGAATGCTCTACTTGCAGATTGGAGTGGCAGATCACATCTGTCTGAGGCCAGGGTTACTTGATCCATATAGTTGTATCTACAATCAGCCGTCCTTCAGCTTGCCCTGTATCTGCCCCACATTAGCCTGTTGGGAGCAAATGCAATGGGTCCCTCATGCACATCCCCACTGTAGGGCTTTAATTGTGCACAGGGCCTTGTGCCAGCACTCCACTCTGGGGTGTTTCCTATTTCTTATTTTGTGACTATGCTTTCATGAAACATTACAATATTCTTCCTCTTTTTCCACATGAGCTGTTGTATGAGTTGCCCAGTAGACTTAGAGATGGTATCAACTTGAAAAACACTCTTAATTTTTAACCTACTGTGTAGTTTAGTAAAACCTGTGGTTACAATAATTGGGAAGTTTGCCAGAAAATGTTGTACATTGTCAGTACTTTGTCAGTTATCTCCTTCATTGCTTAAGTCGCTTGAAACTAATAGGAAGGAGAGAACCCCTTACATCtttaaacttaaaaacaaaattgaaaatataCTGTTAAAGAATGCCCTGAGAAGCTGCGCTCTGGAAAACTAaactgcatttcattttaatagctTACATTAAAATTTAGCTCAACTAAACTAGAAACAAGCTTTTCCTTACTTTTGTTTTCCAGTAGATGTTCCTCCAGCTTTAACCTTGTTTGATGGGCACAGCTCAAGAAAGCATGTTGGGGCCaatttttcacacagcactgttgTGAGACTTAGTGTTTCAAGATACTTTAcaatgtggctttttaaaaaaatgtttgttgaaTGAAGACGTAAAGTAAGCTTACACTtaattcaaatttccaaaaatGTCTTAAATTTGATCTACAAAAATAAGTCATAGAACATGTTCTAACATGAcctaaatgttctttaaaaatacTTGTAGTTGCTTCACTAATATTGGGAAGCACTTTGGTGTTGTATAAGAGTCACATTTTAAGAGCTGTCTTCACATGTTCATGCAGCTTTTTGCAGCAGTTtaactaaatctgtttttaaaataacagcTTCAGGTAAATCAGTGCAACTCTGCCATTTAGACAAGACCTTGTTTCGCTCTTGGACAAGGTGTGGGCCACAGTGCTTTTTGTTACACTTTCAGCCTAACCTAGCTAATGGCTGGTGGTGGTTGGAATTCTTGCTGTCTAGTCAGAAAGGTTGGCAAAGGAGAAATTTGAATCTTGCTATAATAAAGCTTTTACAACTTTATTTGCCTCTGTACAGGGGCCAAGATGCTCTAAAAGTGACTGATTTTTATATCTTAGTTTTTGGTTGCTTATCTTGAAAGATCTCATCCTCTGAAAATTTGGGCCCCTTTATAGTATGtcaagttgggctcccaaaatcactggtcacttaaATCTAGCAAAACAGCATGTTCTCAGACCACTGAGACTCTGGTCTTCAGTTTTTTGACAGTGCCTTTTGGTTTGGGGTGTCTTGCTTTATTTTTAACCCTGTAGAAGCTATTTGTCAGTATATAGTGGTGGTTCACTTATAATGAAATCCATGGGGTATAGTTCCTGAAACTTGCATATCAAATAGCATTAACATGCCATAGATACTTGgatacactttaaaaataaactgtttgATACTCTTGTATCTAGCTCTAGATAGGACCAAACTtaatattaaaattcaaaaccAGAATTCTAGCCTTCTAAACAAAACCACTCATCACTAAAGAAGTTAACTGAAATTACTTACAGTTGTTCTTCACCAAatgttaaacattttttattgttaacaaaaataattttatgtaaatatttatattatgaaaAAAAACTCAGAAGAATTGTTAGTAATGCTACCAAACTTAACTTTACAGGACATAAGTGTTTGGTGTGGCTTCATGAGAGAATGTCTTGTTTTTGCAGGGCCATGACCCAAAGGAGCCAGAACAGTTGAGAAAACTGTTCATTGGAGGCCTGAGCTTTGAAACAACAGATGATAGCTTAagagaacattttgaaaaatggggCACGCTCACAGACTGTGTGGTAAGTTGTCATAATTCAAAAAATGTTTCTGAAACAATGTAAATATCTAAATGTAGTAAGGTGATACTATGTCTCTTATGCTCTTGTAGGTGATGAGAGACCCACAAACAAAACGTTCCAGAGGCTTTGGCTTTGTGACATACTCCTGTGTGGAAGAGGTAGATGCTGCAATGAGTGCTCGACCACATAAAGTTGATGGGCGTGTGGTTGAGCCCAAGAGAGCAGTTTCTAGAGAAGTAAGTTAATCCATTTAATTTGTACTGAGTATATCCAGTCCTGAGAAATATAAAGTACTAAATATAATTTCTGGCCTTCTAGGATTCTGTAAAGCCTGGAGCACACTTAAcagtaaagaaaatatttgttgGTGGAATTAAAGAAGATACAGAAGAGTATAATTTAAGAGACTACTTTGAAAAATATGGCAAGATTGAAACCATagaagtcatggaagataggCAGAGTGGAAAGAAAAGAGGATTTGCTTTTGTAACTTTTGATGATCATGATACAGTTGATAAAATTGTTGGTATGTGACTGTTATAGAATGTGAAATTACTTGAAATAGTATAACTCTGATTTTACATAGACCTGAACCATGCATGGAATGTGTTATTAGTAAGCAAGTAGTTGACTGAAAGCACACTACAAGAAATGTATTGCATGCAGTATAATCTTTGCTTTTAACCTGTGCTTATGCTTTTATTTAAGCTTTGTGTAGCTCATGTTCTAGTGGACAGTGAAAACGAGaaactatttcaaaatatgtttattttttagtTCAGAAATATCATACTATAAATGGACATAATTGTGAAGTGAAAAAAGCACTTTCTAAGCAAGAGATGCAGACTGCTAGCTCACAGAGAGGTGAGTTTGGGGTGGTGCGTAATGGGATATTTTTACGTAGATTAGTTGGCATTTCATTTACTATATGTAAAATGTCTTGTAGGTCGCGGGAGTGGATCAGGCAACTTCATGGGTCGTGGAAGttttggaggaggaggtggtggtggtggtggtggtggaaattTCAGCCGAGGAGGAAACTTTGGTGGCAGAGGTAGATGATTGAGTCTCTTTCATATTTCATCAAAATGAGATGTTGGCTCAACCAGACTTGTATTTGTTCATGAAAACCTCTTTTTTTTGGTCCAGGAGGctacggtggtggtggtggtgggagaagtGGAAGCTTTGGAAGTGGTGATGGATATAATGGATTTGGCGATGGTAAGCATATCCTAATACCACTTGATCAGAACTGGCTTTGGACTTGGAAAATGAGATTATTTTGGCAGTGATTGTTTACTTGGATATTGTGCAACATGAGTTGAATGACTTCCTTTGTTGTGTTTTTTCCGGCACAGTTTCATTTTACCTAGAGATGAGCAAGTTGGTTAAAATGAAACTGATCCAAGTGGAAACTGAGCCTTAAACACATCTACATTTAAGTAAATGATAGTCAAATATGCATTGAGTGAAAACAGTTAAATGAAAGTTAACTTTTTTCCAGTCCCTATGCCTGCTATTGCGTGAAACCTCAAGTGTCCGATATGACCAGATTACCTGGAAGTTGACTTAATATCTGAGATTCATGTGTAACAGATTTCATAAACTTGTAATCTCTGCTGACTTGGGTTTGGATAAGCCTCCAAACCCACGTCTGGATAGAACTTCTAGAAGTTACACATCTCGCTGATGGACAAGTGGCACTTCTGCCTCTGAAAACAATAGAGGAAATAGTCCACTGTTCTATTTTAGACCTGATTTTGCAAACACATGTGAAGTAGTCACATTGAGATCACTGGTCTACTCTTGTGTGTAAAGTTACTCCCCAaagaaatgtttgcaggattggtccctTATGCAGTATATTGATTTGAATCTTTTTCAGcgtgcatttatttatttatttatttactttatttttatttatttataaaaataaataaatcaagaaCATATGGCAGTGATGCAAATATAATTAAAGGTACTTTATTGCTTTTGGTACAGACATATGGACTAATGTGTTGTGACTTATCTAGCTATTAATTTATCAAAGaatattcttgtagctgaagaaAACATATCATTTCAGTTGCAGCATACTTACTCTTTCTACATAAATCAACACTTAAATTTTTGTGGTACACTGACTAGTCTTTCTTTTTTAGGTGGGAACTATGGAGGTGGCCCTGGTTACAGTAGTAGAGGGGgttatggtggtggtggtggaggaggaccAGGATACGGAAACCCAGGTGGTGGATatggtggcagtggtggtggtggaggaggaggtggatacGATGGTTACAATGAAGGAGGAAATTTTGGTGGCGGTAAGTAGTAGTTGCAGATCTTTAAAATGTAGCTCATAAATCTAAACTCTATAGAACCTAAAATTATGGCATATAGTAACACTTCTAGAAATGACAGAGGTTAGGCTTTGGCCCCAAATATAATCAACATAAGGGTATTACAGAGGGGGTAAGAGAATTTTCCTTATGTTTATACTTAATTGTACGGTCTTCCATTGCTCAGGAATTCTTATAAAGAGCAATGACCATAATTTGTGAGGGGGGGAAGCAGATAGAGGAGAGACTTTGGTCTAATGTCTTGAGCGAGGAGTAGAGCATTCCCAGGACTATGCCCAACTTAATATATCAAAATTCTGTATAATGTGGCATGAAGGTATTCAGTTTCATTTTTCATAACCTGCAGTGTACTGCTGTTTTGCCAGTAAGTTAAGATATGAAACTTCCCTTTCTCCATCCTCCACAAGGTTTGAACATCAAAGTCTGTATAAGACATTTAAATACTAACACTAAGTATTCCAGTTTATTGCATTTTCTTTCATTAAGAAATGAATGCAAAATTACTAATTAGACTGTAAAAGTCAGGAAATTAGTCACTACCACTGTCGTATCTTGATATGTAAGCTATTTTTGACAATTAAGCTTATTAGCCTCAAACCACCAATATAAGTTAATAAAGGGATTACATACAGCTTAATTATTAGCAAAAGGTTGCTTTGCTAACAAGACCCTGTGTGTTATGAATGGCTAAGGAGGGAGGGGCATTTTTGAAAAGTTGAACTATCACCAGTGTCTATAGATGCAGCTTTCAATGAGGACACTCAGTGGTTTTGGTTGTATAATTGTGTATTGGAACAAAGACCAGGTCTACAGTACACATTTTTGCTAGTATAGCTGTACTGGTCAGGAGAGTGATCCCTGATCAACATAACTGTGCTGGTAAAAATCCTTACTGTGGGATGCAGGTACACTGGAAAAACTTCTTTTTCCAAATGTAGCGTACATCCCTTGGTTCTGGAATAAGATATGCCAGCAAAAGCAGTTGTGAAGGTACAAGCTGAACTTATACTAAGAGCACTCTGCCATTGTAATATACCCCTATAGCTATACCCACAAAGCCCACCTAGGGCTTGTCTTTGGGGGTGTGAGTTGCAATATGCACTAAAACATTGTGCTGTAAATGCCCTGTGTAGACCTTGCTAGCATGAGCATAAAAGCTACCTAGTTCACATTCATATACTCCTGGCAATGCATGCCACAACTCACTCCTGTGGCCTGCCCTGGGGGCTGTGTAGACCTGGCCAAAGGATGAG encodes:
- the HNRNPA3 gene encoding heterogeneous nuclear ribonucleoprotein A3 isoform X2; the encoded protein is MEGHDPKEPEQLRKLFIGGLSFETTDDSLREHFEKWGTLTDCVVMRDPQTKRSRGFGFVTYSCVEEVDAAMSARPHKVDGRVVEPKRAVSREDSVKPGAHLTVKKIFVGGIKEDTEEYNLRDYFEKYGKIETIEVMEDRQSGKKRGFAFVTFDDHDTVDKIVVQKYHTINGHNCEVKKALSKQEMQTASSQRGRGSGSGNFMGRGSFGGGGGGGGGGGNFSRGGNFGGRGGYGGGGGGRSGSFGSGDGYNGFGDGGNYGGGPGYSSRGGYGGGGGGGPGYGNPGGGYGGSGGGGGGGGYDGYNEGGNFGGGNYGGSGNYNDFGNYSGQQQSNYGPMKGGGSFGGRSSGSPYGGGYGSGGGSGGYGGRRF
- the HNRNPA3 gene encoding heterogeneous nuclear ribonucleoprotein A3 isoform X1, whose protein sequence is MSGIKEERDIEDYKRKGRRSSQGHDPKEPEQLRKLFIGGLSFETTDDSLREHFEKWGTLTDCVVMRDPQTKRSRGFGFVTYSCVEEVDAAMSARPHKVDGRVVEPKRAVSREDSVKPGAHLTVKKIFVGGIKEDTEEYNLRDYFEKYGKIETIEVMEDRQSGKKRGFAFVTFDDHDTVDKIVVQKYHTINGHNCEVKKALSKQEMQTASSQRGRGSGSGNFMGRGSFGGGGGGGGGGGNFSRGGNFGGRGGYGGGGGGRSGSFGSGDGYNGFGDGGNYGGGPGYSSRGGYGGGGGGGPGYGNPGGGYGGSGGGGGGGGYDGYNEGGNFGGGNYGGSGNYNDFGNYSGQQQSNYGPMKGGGSFGGRSSGSPYGGGYGSGGGSGGYGGRRF